Proteins encoded within one genomic window of Triticum aestivum cultivar Chinese Spring chromosome 2D, IWGSC CS RefSeq v2.1, whole genome shotgun sequence:
- the LOC123052297 gene encoding 5-formyltetrahydrofolate cyclo-ligase, mitochondrial — MIKNAVSSLMVRFLHLPRAAPTLTYRPLLPLPPPRLRVAASASAPLAAMSTAAQQAVADQKRAVRSDVRRALKALSLDQRTSEDLAIQNNILNSSWFKASKRLCAYISCAQLREVDTSKIIAEVLSLDPEHDGQAKDIYVPRVEDKNRNMRMFKITTMDDLVKNSMNILEPSPLDASGNAREDVLSASSPVDLFVLPGQAFDRTGRRLGRGGGYYDTFLMRYQELAKEKGWSQPLLVALSYSVQILEEGIIPVNSTDVPIDALVTSSGIIPISPAASERV; from the exons ATGATAAAAAATGCAGTGTCCTCGCTGATGGTGCGCTTCCTCCACCTGCCCCGCGCCGCCCCCACCCTCACCTACCGCCCCCTCCTCCCGCTCCCTCCCCCGCGCCTGCGAGTGGCCGCGTCGGCCTCGGCACCCCTCGCCGCCATGTCGACGGCGGCGCAGCAGGCGGTCGCTGACCAGAAGCGCGCGGTGCGGTCCGACGTGCGCAGGGCGCTCAAGGCCCTCTCCCTCGATCAGCGCACCAGCGAAG ATCTGGCTATTCAAAACAATATTTTGAACTCTTCTTGGTTCAAAGCAAGCAAACGGTTGTGTGCCTATATAAGCTGTGCGCAATTGCGAGAAGTTGATACATCAAAAATAATAGCAGAAGTTCTATCCTTGGATCCTG AACATGATGGACAAGCAAAGGATATCTATGTTCCTCGAGTGGAAGATAAAAACCGCAATATGCGCATGTTCAAAATCACGACCATGGATGATTTAGTTAAAAATTCAATGAACATTCTGGAGCCGTCACCATTGGATGCTAGTGGGAATGCTCGTGAAGATG TGTTGTCAGCCTCATCCCCTGTTGATCTTTTTGTGTTGCCTG GACAAGCTTTTGACAGAACTGGTCGAAGACTAGGACGTGGTGGAGG TTACTATGACACTTTCTTGATGAGATACCAAGAACTTGCTAAAGAGAAAGGGTGGAGTCAGCCTCTTCTAG TTGCACTTTCGTACTCGGTGCAAATTTTGGAGGAAGGCATCATCCCGGTTAACTCAACAGATGTTCCTATTGATGCTCTGGTCACATCCTCTGGCATCATTCCAATCAGTCCTGCTGCATCGGAGAGGGTGTAA